One Phaseolus vulgaris cultivar G19833 chromosome 11, P. vulgaris v2.0, whole genome shotgun sequence genomic window carries:
- the LOC137828875 gene encoding two-component response regulator-like PRR37 isoform X1 — protein MNNNVGKGKRGLAEHNHMIFDKKSLNCGVANGGVSSGSSTEGDTRFNKLTEDGNNGLMGLIQMNGSLQVSQQPPQGPVICWERFLPVRSIKVLLVEDDDSTCHVVRALLRNCNYEVTAVSNGLQAWKVLEDPENCIGLVLTEVAMPILSGIGLLCKIMNHKTLKNIPVIMMSSHDSMGIVFKCLSKGAVDFLVKPIRRNELKNLWQHVWRRCHSSSGSGSESATYTRKSAKSRSNDASENNGDSNDENDYGSKGLSIRDGSDNGSGTQSSWTKCLAQVGSPRPVSPHKQLADAPDSTCAQVMQTKTEKVSSRWVHATEKECLELIDHLDDVAMGKDLAVGISLNMQLDHRLEELSSHRMGKGANKMSDVENMQIVKEQSNACENGQLEYNGGKTRTQENQTMNVIDFTDSNSPQAESRDLNTPNGFSGFSLTKENCCPKDHPSLELTLKRLGEVRDSKNVTGEECNVLRHSDQSAFSKYNTASSANQAQTGNVGSCSPLANGSAAPNAEVIHNFPSHSNVTPPNQQSNGSNNINDMASTNTYLGTKPCTFDKMPESVRGMGSFNSSELQTLPNNGISSSQKKTFAREEYMEIVRGQMGGSEHEFQVEHTHYELHHYNHISHKATVDLQSDHDLLLKNSPNTAQQCVSSNAFGGPAESNAANYTVDGNAVESDHGSNGQDGTLTLRTVNVENGNVAVGSIGVGGIDRKNIGNVADEGRLALREAALTKFRQKRKERCFEKRVRYHSRKKLAEQRPRIRGQFVRRIVSEPKEDKDHQSDNRVPGDNSDIPQ, from the exons ATGAACAATAATGTTGGGAAAGGGAAAAGAGGTTTGGCAGAACACAATCATATGATTTTTGACAAAAAGAGTCTCAATTGTGGAGTAGCCAATGGAGGGGTAAGTTCTGGATCATCAACAGAAGGTGACACAAGATTTAATAAGCTGACTGAAGATGGAAACAATGGGTTGATGGGTCTGATTCAAATGAATGGGAGCTTGCAGGTTTCACAGCAACCACCTCAAGGGCCAGTCATATGCTGGGAGAGATTTCTTCCTGTGAGATCGATAAAAGTTTTGTTGGTGGAAGATGATGATTCAACATGCCATGTGGTGCGTGCTCTGTTACGCAATTGTAATTACGAAG TTACTGCTGTTTCCAATGGTCTTCAAGCATGGAAAGTCCTAGAAGATCCAGAAAATTGCATTGGTCTTGTCTTAACAGAGGTAGCTATGCCTATTTTGTCTGGAATAGGTCTTTTGTGCAAGATTATGAACCACAAAACTCTGAAGAATATCCCTGTGATTA TGATGTCGTCTCACGATTCTATGGGTATTGTCTTTAAGTGTTTGTCAAAAGGCGCTGTTGATTTTTTAGTGAAACCTATTCGGAGGAATGAACTTAAGAATCTTTGGCAGCATGTTTGGAGAAGATGCCACAGT TCTAGTGGTAGTGGGAGTGAAAGTGCGACCTACACCAGAAAATCTGCAAAGTCAAGAAGTAATGATGCTTCTGAAAACAATGGTGACAGCAATGATGAGAATGACTATGGAAGCAAAGGCTTGAGCATTCGAGATGGAAGTGATAATGGAAGTGGCACTCAG AGTTCGTGGACTAAATGTCTGGCTCAAGTTGGCAGTCCACGTCCAGTTTCACCTCATAAACAATTGGCTGATGCCCCAGATAGCACTTGTGCCCAAGTGATGCAAACAAAGACTGAAAAAGTTAGTAGTAGATGGGTGCATGCAACAGAAAAAGAGTGCCTTGAACTCATTGATCATCTTG ATGATGTTGCAATGGGCAAGGACTTGGCTGTGGGAATATCTTTGAATATGCAACTAGATCATCGACTTGAGGAACTTTCTAGCCATCGAATGGGTAAAGGGGCAAATAAAATGTCTGATGTTGAAAATATGCAGATAGTTAAAGAACAGAGTAATGCCTGTGAAAATGGACAACTGGAGTACAATGGTGGTAAAACCAGGACACAGGAAAATCAAACTATGAATGTTATCGATTTTACTGATAGCAATAGTCCACAGGCTGAAAGCAGAGACTTGAATACTCCAAATGGGTTTTCTGGTTTCTCACTAACAAAAGAAAACTGTTGCCCTAAAGACCATCCATCCCTGGAACTAACTTTGAAAAGGCTTGGAGAAGTAAGAGATTCTAAAAATGTCACGGGTGAAGAATGCAATGTGTTGAGACATTCAGACCAGTCAGCATTCTCAAA ATATAATACTGCTTCTTCTGCTAACCAG GCTCAAACCGGAAATGTAGGAAGCTGTTCGCCACTAGCCAATGGCTCAGCTGCACCGAATGCAGAGGTAATACACAACTTTCCATCTCACTCAAATGTCACTCCTCCAAACCAACAATCTAATGGAAGCAACAACATCAATGACATGGCCTCCACTAATACATATCTTGGGACCAAACCTTGTACTTTTGACAAGATGCCAGAGTCTGTAAGAGGGATGGGCTCATTTAATTCCTCTGAACTCCAAACTTTACCGAACAATGGTATCTCATCATCTCAGAAGAAAACTTTTGCCCGGGAAGAATATATGGAAATTGTTAGAGGACAAATGGGAGGCTCTGAACATGAATTCCAAGTCGAGCACACTCATTATGAGCTTCACCATTATAATCACATTTCCCATAAAGCTACTGTAGATCTCCAATCAGATCATGATCTCTTACTCAAAAACTCGCCCAACACTGCTCAGCAATGTGTATCATCAAATGCATTTGGAGGGCCAGCAGAAAGTAATGCTGCAAACTACACAGTAGATGGAAATGCTGTGGAGAGTGATCATGGGAGCAATGGACAGGACGGAACCTTGACACTGAGGACAGTAAATGTGGAAAATGGCAATGTGGCTGTTGGGAGCATTGGAGTTGGTGGCATTGATAGGAAAAACATTGGAAATGTGGCAGATGAAGGACGACTTGCATTGAGAGAAGCTGCTTTGACCAAATTTCgtcaaaagagaaaagaaagatgCTTTGAGAAAAGG GTTCGATATCATAGCAGGAAAAAACTAGCAGAACAGCGGCCTCGTATTAGGGGACAATTTGTTAGACGAATAGT GTCTGAACCCAAAGAAGATAAAGATCACCAAAGTGACAACCGGGTACCTGGGGATAATAGCGACATCCCTCAATAA
- the LOC137828875 gene encoding two-component response regulator-like PRR37 isoform X2, which yields MNNNVGKGKRGLAEHNHMIFDKKSLNCGVANGGVSQQPPQGPVICWERFLPVRSIKVLLVEDDDSTCHVVRALLRNCNYEVTAVSNGLQAWKVLEDPENCIGLVLTEVAMPILSGIGLLCKIMNHKTLKNIPVIMMSSHDSMGIVFKCLSKGAVDFLVKPIRRNELKNLWQHVWRRCHSSSGSGSESATYTRKSAKSRSNDASENNGDSNDENDYGSKGLSIRDGSDNGSGTQSSWTKCLAQVGSPRPVSPHKQLADAPDSTCAQVMQTKTEKVSSRWVHATEKECLELIDHLDDVAMGKDLAVGISLNMQLDHRLEELSSHRMGKGANKMSDVENMQIVKEQSNACENGQLEYNGGKTRTQENQTMNVIDFTDSNSPQAESRDLNTPNGFSGFSLTKENCCPKDHPSLELTLKRLGEVRDSKNVTGEECNVLRHSDQSAFSKYNTASSANQAQTGNVGSCSPLANGSAAPNAEVIHNFPSHSNVTPPNQQSNGSNNINDMASTNTYLGTKPCTFDKMPESVRGMGSFNSSELQTLPNNGISSSQKKTFAREEYMEIVRGQMGGSEHEFQVEHTHYELHHYNHISHKATVDLQSDHDLLLKNSPNTAQQCVSSNAFGGPAESNAANYTVDGNAVESDHGSNGQDGTLTLRTVNVENGNVAVGSIGVGGIDRKNIGNVADEGRLALREAALTKFRQKRKERCFEKRVRYHSRKKLAEQRPRIRGQFVRRIVSEPKEDKDHQSDNRVPGDNSDIPQ from the exons ATGAACAATAATGTTGGGAAAGGGAAAAGAGGTTTGGCAGAACACAATCATATGATTTTTGACAAAAAGAGTCTCAATTGTGGAGTAGCCAATGGAGGG GTTTCACAGCAACCACCTCAAGGGCCAGTCATATGCTGGGAGAGATTTCTTCCTGTGAGATCGATAAAAGTTTTGTTGGTGGAAGATGATGATTCAACATGCCATGTGGTGCGTGCTCTGTTACGCAATTGTAATTACGAAG TTACTGCTGTTTCCAATGGTCTTCAAGCATGGAAAGTCCTAGAAGATCCAGAAAATTGCATTGGTCTTGTCTTAACAGAGGTAGCTATGCCTATTTTGTCTGGAATAGGTCTTTTGTGCAAGATTATGAACCACAAAACTCTGAAGAATATCCCTGTGATTA TGATGTCGTCTCACGATTCTATGGGTATTGTCTTTAAGTGTTTGTCAAAAGGCGCTGTTGATTTTTTAGTGAAACCTATTCGGAGGAATGAACTTAAGAATCTTTGGCAGCATGTTTGGAGAAGATGCCACAGT TCTAGTGGTAGTGGGAGTGAAAGTGCGACCTACACCAGAAAATCTGCAAAGTCAAGAAGTAATGATGCTTCTGAAAACAATGGTGACAGCAATGATGAGAATGACTATGGAAGCAAAGGCTTGAGCATTCGAGATGGAAGTGATAATGGAAGTGGCACTCAG AGTTCGTGGACTAAATGTCTGGCTCAAGTTGGCAGTCCACGTCCAGTTTCACCTCATAAACAATTGGCTGATGCCCCAGATAGCACTTGTGCCCAAGTGATGCAAACAAAGACTGAAAAAGTTAGTAGTAGATGGGTGCATGCAACAGAAAAAGAGTGCCTTGAACTCATTGATCATCTTG ATGATGTTGCAATGGGCAAGGACTTGGCTGTGGGAATATCTTTGAATATGCAACTAGATCATCGACTTGAGGAACTTTCTAGCCATCGAATGGGTAAAGGGGCAAATAAAATGTCTGATGTTGAAAATATGCAGATAGTTAAAGAACAGAGTAATGCCTGTGAAAATGGACAACTGGAGTACAATGGTGGTAAAACCAGGACACAGGAAAATCAAACTATGAATGTTATCGATTTTACTGATAGCAATAGTCCACAGGCTGAAAGCAGAGACTTGAATACTCCAAATGGGTTTTCTGGTTTCTCACTAACAAAAGAAAACTGTTGCCCTAAAGACCATCCATCCCTGGAACTAACTTTGAAAAGGCTTGGAGAAGTAAGAGATTCTAAAAATGTCACGGGTGAAGAATGCAATGTGTTGAGACATTCAGACCAGTCAGCATTCTCAAA ATATAATACTGCTTCTTCTGCTAACCAG GCTCAAACCGGAAATGTAGGAAGCTGTTCGCCACTAGCCAATGGCTCAGCTGCACCGAATGCAGAGGTAATACACAACTTTCCATCTCACTCAAATGTCACTCCTCCAAACCAACAATCTAATGGAAGCAACAACATCAATGACATGGCCTCCACTAATACATATCTTGGGACCAAACCTTGTACTTTTGACAAGATGCCAGAGTCTGTAAGAGGGATGGGCTCATTTAATTCCTCTGAACTCCAAACTTTACCGAACAATGGTATCTCATCATCTCAGAAGAAAACTTTTGCCCGGGAAGAATATATGGAAATTGTTAGAGGACAAATGGGAGGCTCTGAACATGAATTCCAAGTCGAGCACACTCATTATGAGCTTCACCATTATAATCACATTTCCCATAAAGCTACTGTAGATCTCCAATCAGATCATGATCTCTTACTCAAAAACTCGCCCAACACTGCTCAGCAATGTGTATCATCAAATGCATTTGGAGGGCCAGCAGAAAGTAATGCTGCAAACTACACAGTAGATGGAAATGCTGTGGAGAGTGATCATGGGAGCAATGGACAGGACGGAACCTTGACACTGAGGACAGTAAATGTGGAAAATGGCAATGTGGCTGTTGGGAGCATTGGAGTTGGTGGCATTGATAGGAAAAACATTGGAAATGTGGCAGATGAAGGACGACTTGCATTGAGAGAAGCTGCTTTGACCAAATTTCgtcaaaagagaaaagaaagatgCTTTGAGAAAAGG GTTCGATATCATAGCAGGAAAAAACTAGCAGAACAGCGGCCTCGTATTAGGGGACAATTTGTTAGACGAATAGT GTCTGAACCCAAAGAAGATAAAGATCACCAAAGTGACAACCGGGTACCTGGGGATAATAGCGACATCCCTCAATAA
- the LOC137828875 gene encoding two-component response regulator-like PRR37 isoform X3, producing MSYVILPFSFQLLLAHRHYSVIADYRRRCHYFLSSGSGSESATYTRKSAKSRSNDASENNGDSNDENDYGSKGLSIRDGSDNGSGTQSSWTKCLAQVGSPRPVSPHKQLADAPDSTCAQVMQTKTEKVSSRWVHATEKECLELIDHLDDVAMGKDLAVGISLNMQLDHRLEELSSHRMGKGANKMSDVENMQIVKEQSNACENGQLEYNGGKTRTQENQTMNVIDFTDSNSPQAESRDLNTPNGFSGFSLTKENCCPKDHPSLELTLKRLGEVRDSKNVTGEECNVLRHSDQSAFSKYNTASSANQAQTGNVGSCSPLANGSAAPNAEVIHNFPSHSNVTPPNQQSNGSNNINDMASTNTYLGTKPCTFDKMPESVRGMGSFNSSELQTLPNNGISSSQKKTFAREEYMEIVRGQMGGSEHEFQVEHTHYELHHYNHISHKATVDLQSDHDLLLKNSPNTAQQCVSSNAFGGPAESNAANYTVDGNAVESDHGSNGQDGTLTLRTVNVENGNVAVGSIGVGGIDRKNIGNVADEGRLALREAALTKFRQKRKERCFEKRVRYHSRKKLAEQRPRIRGQFVRRIVSEPKEDKDHQSDNRVPGDNSDIPQ from the exons ATGAGTTATGTCATACTTCCTTTTTCCTTCCAACTGCTACTTGCTCACCGCCACTACTCCGTCATCGCTGATTACCGACGTCGTTGCCACTATTTCCTT TCTAGTGGTAGTGGGAGTGAAAGTGCGACCTACACCAGAAAATCTGCAAAGTCAAGAAGTAATGATGCTTCTGAAAACAATGGTGACAGCAATGATGAGAATGACTATGGAAGCAAAGGCTTGAGCATTCGAGATGGAAGTGATAATGGAAGTGGCACTCAG AGTTCGTGGACTAAATGTCTGGCTCAAGTTGGCAGTCCACGTCCAGTTTCACCTCATAAACAATTGGCTGATGCCCCAGATAGCACTTGTGCCCAAGTGATGCAAACAAAGACTGAAAAAGTTAGTAGTAGATGGGTGCATGCAACAGAAAAAGAGTGCCTTGAACTCATTGATCATCTTG ATGATGTTGCAATGGGCAAGGACTTGGCTGTGGGAATATCTTTGAATATGCAACTAGATCATCGACTTGAGGAACTTTCTAGCCATCGAATGGGTAAAGGGGCAAATAAAATGTCTGATGTTGAAAATATGCAGATAGTTAAAGAACAGAGTAATGCCTGTGAAAATGGACAACTGGAGTACAATGGTGGTAAAACCAGGACACAGGAAAATCAAACTATGAATGTTATCGATTTTACTGATAGCAATAGTCCACAGGCTGAAAGCAGAGACTTGAATACTCCAAATGGGTTTTCTGGTTTCTCACTAACAAAAGAAAACTGTTGCCCTAAAGACCATCCATCCCTGGAACTAACTTTGAAAAGGCTTGGAGAAGTAAGAGATTCTAAAAATGTCACGGGTGAAGAATGCAATGTGTTGAGACATTCAGACCAGTCAGCATTCTCAAA ATATAATACTGCTTCTTCTGCTAACCAG GCTCAAACCGGAAATGTAGGAAGCTGTTCGCCACTAGCCAATGGCTCAGCTGCACCGAATGCAGAGGTAATACACAACTTTCCATCTCACTCAAATGTCACTCCTCCAAACCAACAATCTAATGGAAGCAACAACATCAATGACATGGCCTCCACTAATACATATCTTGGGACCAAACCTTGTACTTTTGACAAGATGCCAGAGTCTGTAAGAGGGATGGGCTCATTTAATTCCTCTGAACTCCAAACTTTACCGAACAATGGTATCTCATCATCTCAGAAGAAAACTTTTGCCCGGGAAGAATATATGGAAATTGTTAGAGGACAAATGGGAGGCTCTGAACATGAATTCCAAGTCGAGCACACTCATTATGAGCTTCACCATTATAATCACATTTCCCATAAAGCTACTGTAGATCTCCAATCAGATCATGATCTCTTACTCAAAAACTCGCCCAACACTGCTCAGCAATGTGTATCATCAAATGCATTTGGAGGGCCAGCAGAAAGTAATGCTGCAAACTACACAGTAGATGGAAATGCTGTGGAGAGTGATCATGGGAGCAATGGACAGGACGGAACCTTGACACTGAGGACAGTAAATGTGGAAAATGGCAATGTGGCTGTTGGGAGCATTGGAGTTGGTGGCATTGATAGGAAAAACATTGGAAATGTGGCAGATGAAGGACGACTTGCATTGAGAGAAGCTGCTTTGACCAAATTTCgtcaaaagagaaaagaaagatgCTTTGAGAAAAGG GTTCGATATCATAGCAGGAAAAAACTAGCAGAACAGCGGCCTCGTATTAGGGGACAATTTGTTAGACGAATAGT GTCTGAACCCAAAGAAGATAAAGATCACCAAAGTGACAACCGGGTACCTGGGGATAATAGCGACATCCCTCAATAA